The genomic segment CGGCGCAGGTGAAGACGCTCGACGCGCAGGTCGCTCAGCTCCAGACCGAACTGTCGGCGCTCAAGGCCGATCTCGACCACGCCGCCAAGCAGAGCACAGCGCAGCTCGGCAAGACCGCGGACCGGATCGAGAAGCTTGAGAAGGCACAGGCCGAGCCGGTCGCCAAAATCGCCAAGCTGAGCGAGACGGTCGAGAAGCTGCGCACCGCGCAGGTTCAGCCGCCGGCTGCTCCGGCTCCGGCGAATGTCGCGGCGGTCCCCGCCAAGGACGTCACCGGCTCGATCACGCCGAAGGCCGAAGCTGCGAAGCCGGGCCGCTTGCCGACGGTCGAAGGCTGGGTGCTGCGCGATGTGTATGACGGCGGCGCGGTGGTCGAAGGCCGCTCCGGCACGTACGAAGTCTATGCCGGTGACCCGATCCCGGGTGTCGGCCGCGTCGATGCGATCCGCCGCCAGGACGGCCGCTGGGTCGTGGTGACCAGCCGCGGTCTGATCGTCGCCCGCTGATCGCGCAGCCTCATTCTTGAAACTTTAACGGCGCCGGCTGTGAGACAGCCGGCGCCGTTTTGATTTGGCTTTGCCGCGGAGCCTTGCAGAGTTGTTCAGGCACCCGCCGGACGATAGCAATTAGTTGTCGCCGGCGCGCGATTTCGAACGGCGCGTCAGCGCTCGACGAATGCCTTCTCGACCACGAAATGGCCTGGCTCGCTGTGGTTGCCTTCGCGGAAGCCGCGTTCGCTCAGCATCGCCGGCAGTTCGGCGAGCATCGCCGGGTTGCCACACAGCATCACCCGGTCAGACTCGCGATCGAGACCGGACTGGCCGAGATCGCTGAACAACTGGCCCGACGCGATCAGATCGGTGACGCGGCCGCGGTTGCGGAACGGCTCGCGGGTCACGGTCGGGTAGTAATGCAGCTTGTCGCGGATCAGATCACCGAGGAACTCGTGGTCGCGCAGGCGCTCGACCAGTTGCTCGCCATAGGCCAGTTCGGGAATCTGACGGCAGCCGTGGACCAGCACGATGGATTCGTAGTTGTCGTAGATTTCCGGGTCCTTGATCAGGCTCGCGAACGGGGCCAGCCCGGTGCCGGTCGACAGCAGCAGCAGCCGCTTGCCGGGGATCAGATTGCCCGCGATCAGCGTTCCGGTCGCCTTGCGCCCGACCAGGATCTGATCGCCTTCCTTGATCTGCTGCAGCCGCGAGGTCAGCGGACCGTTCGGCACCTTGATGCTGAAAAACTCCAGCTCTTCCTCGTGATTGGCGCTCGCCATGCTGTAGGCGCGCATCAACGGCCGGCCGTCGACTTCCAGGCCGATCATCGCGAACTGGCCGCTCTGGAACCGGAATCCAGGGTCGCGCGTTGCGGTGAAACTGAAAAGCGAGTCGGTCCAATGCCGGACCGACAACACCGTTTCGGTTTGGAATGCACTCATCGTCTTCTCCTCACCCGCAGGTCATCTCCTGCGTCCGATGAGACGATGTCGCGGATATCGACCCCTTTTCGCAATTGCGAAATCGCACTCGCCGCCAATTAGTAGCAAAATTTCATGCAGGGCGCTGACAAGAGGTGCGATGCGCTGTTTTCTCGCAAATCCGAGCAATTTGTTTTCGCACCCGAGATGGCCTCGCACCTGGCCTCAGGCCCCTTGCGACAGGAGCAAACCTCGTGGGGGCAGTGCACGCATTCGGCGAAGTCGAGGCCGACCTCGCGTACTTGACGTTGCAGCTCGCGGAGGGGCGCGTCGCCTCTTAACCGACGGCACCCGATGCACGTAGCGCCTTGATGGCGGCGTCGTCATAGCCCGCGCTGCGCAGCACTTCGTCGCTGTGCTCGCCGACGCCCGGCGGCTTGCGCGGCCGGGTCTTGGTGCTGCCTTCGATCCAGATCGGGCTGTTGATCGTCAGCGTGGTGTCGTTCTCGAACGGCACCAGCACTTCGTTTTCGATCAGCTGCTTGTCGGTGGTGATGTCGTCGAGAATGCCGACGACGCCGAACACCAGCCCGGTGCCGTCGAGCGCCTTGCGCCACTCGGCGAGATCGCGGGTGGCGAAGATCTCGTCGAAGATGCCGATCAGTTCGATCGAGCGTGCATGGCGGTCCGCCTTGGTGGCGAAGCGCGGATCGTCGGTGAGATCCTCGCGGCCGAGACACTTCGTCAGCGTCGGCCACTGCTTCTCTTCGTTGAGCAGCGACAGGATCAGCCAGCGGCCGTCGCGGCAGCGATAGTGATTGGCCACCGCGTTGAGCGCGCGCTCGCGCGGCCGCCGCGGCTGGAACTCGGCGCCGACCAGCTTGGCCTGGGCCAGCACGCTGGTCGACCACAGCCCGTTGGCCATCAGGTTCGACTTCACCTCGCTGCCTTTGCCGGTGCGCTCGCGCTTGTACAGCGCGGTGACGATCGCGCCGAACAGCGACATCGCGCAGGGATGGTCGCCCATGCCGGCGACCGATCGCGCCGGCGTCGAGTCCTCGTCGGCGCGCACCAAGTCCATCATGCCTGAGCGTGCCCACCAGGCGTTGCTGTCGAAGCCGGGCTTGTTGGCTTCCTCGCCGCGCTCGCCATAGCCGGTGAAGCTCGCATAGATCAGCCGCTCGTTCAGCGGCGCGAGGTCGGCGTAAGCGACGCCGAGCCGCGCCCGCACCGGCGGCGGGAAGTTGGTGATGAACACGTCGGCTTCGGCAACCAGCTTGCGCAGCACCTCCTTGCCCTCGGGCTTGGCGAGATCGAGCGCGAGGCTGCGCTTGTTGCGGGCCTCCAGCATCCACGCGTAGTTGTGGTCGCTGATCGGATAGCCCGGCAGGTTCGGCAGGTTGCGATAGGGATCACCCGCACCCGGCGGCTCGATCTTGATGACGTCGGCACCGAAATCCGACAGCACGGTGGCGGCCGCCGGTGCAGCAATGAAACTCGCGCAATCGAGCACCTTGAGGCCGCTGAAGATGCCGTTCTCGTCCATGCGCGTGCGCTCCCTTGCGTCTTGTTTTTTCGTTGTCCGGAAATTCGCGCAGGCACGCGTCGATCCGGTTTCTGCCGCATATGAACCGGGTTATCAGCACGATGCAATATTGGAACCTGCATGGACGTCTTCCGGCGACGCGCAGGCTTTGAAAGTGTCGGTCGTTATTCGCTGCCTGTCAGCAGAGCGGCATTGCCGCCGGCGGCCGCAGTGTTGATCGACACCGTCTGTTCCAGTGCGAACCGCGGCAGATAATGCGGGCCGCCGGCTTTGGGGCCGGTGCCCGACAGGCCGGAGCCACCGAACGGCTGGACGCCGACCACGGCGCCGATGATGTTGCGATTCACATAGACATTGCCGGTGGGAAGCCGCGCGATCACTCGCGCGATCGTGTCGTCGATCCGCGACTGCACGCCGAGCGTGAGTGCGTAGCCGGTCGTGGCGATGTCATTGAGGAGATCGTCGAACTGCGCCGCCTTGTAGCGCACCACGTGCAGGATCGGGCCGAACACTTCCTCGGTGAGCTCTGAGGCACGGTTGAGTTCAAAGATGTGCGGCGCCACAAAGTTGCCGCTCGCGGGCGCGGTGCCGGCGAAGTGAAGCTGCGCCTCGCGCTTCATCGCGGCGATATGCGTATCGAGCCTGGTCTTCGCCTCGGCGTCGATCACCGGTCCGACATGCGTCGCCGGATCGCGCGGATCGCCTATTGTTAGCTCGCGCGCCGCGCCGGCGATCATCGCGATCACTCGGTCGGCAACGTCGTCCTGCACGCACAAGAGTCGCAGCGCCGAACAGCGCTGACCAGCGGAGCGGAATGCAGAGGCAATGACGTCGTCGGCGACCTGCTCGGGCAGCGCGGTGGCGTCGACGATCATCGCGTTGATGCCGCCGGTCTCGGCGATCAGCGGCACGATCGGACCGTCCTTCGCGGCGAGCGTCCGGTTGATCGCGCGCGCGACCTCAGTCGATCCGGTGAATACGACGCCGGCGATGTCGCGCTGTTCGACCAGTGCCGCGCCGATGCGGCCGTCGCCTTGCACCAGATGCAGCGCAGCCGGCGGTACGCCGGCTTCGTGCAACAGGCGCACCGCGACCTCGGCAATCACCGGCGTCTGCTCGGCCGGCTTTGCGACCACCGCGTTGCCGGCCATCAGCGCCGCCGTGATCTGGCCGATGAAGATCGCGAGCGGGAAGTTCCACGGGCTGATCGCGACGAAAATGCCGCGGCCGCGCAAGGTCAGCGTGTTGCGCTCGCCGGTCGGTCCAGGGAGGGCCTGCGGCTCGCCGAACAGCCGGCGGCCCTCGCTGGCGTAGTAGCGGCAGTAGTCGACTGCTTCGCGCACTTCCGCCACGCAATCGTCGAGCGTCTTGCCGCCTTCGTCCTGCAGGAGCGCGATCAGCTCGCCACGGTGTTGCTCCAGCAGATCGCCGGTGCGCTGCAGGATCGCGGCGCGATGATCGCCGGAGGTTCGGCTCCATCGCTCGAAGCCTTTGCGTGCGGCAGTGACCGTGGCCGCGGCTTGTTCCGGCGTGGTGGACGCGACCGTCGGCAGCGGCCGGCGTGCGCTTTCGATGTCGCCGAGCAGTGCGGCGAGCGCGCTGCGGTCGCCGAATTCGATGCCACGCGAATTGATCCGCTGCGGCTGGTACAGATCGCGCGGCAACGGGATCGCCGAGTTGCGCGCGTTCTCGGGATGGCCGATCAGTGTGGCAGGTCGCGTCAGTAGTTCGGCGATCGGCACGCTGTCGTCGCCGGCTTGGGCCACGAAGGATGAATTGGCGCCGTTCTCCAAGAGGCGCCGTACCAGATAGGCCAGCAGGTCGCGATGCCCGCCGACCGGCGCGTAGATCCGGCACACCGCCTGCGGATGGTCGGCGAGCAGCCGGGCATACAGTGCCTCGCCCATGCCGTGCAGCCGCTGGAATTCGTAGCCGTCGCAATCACCAGCCTCGGCCAGGATGGTGGCGACCGTGAGCGCATTGTGACTGGCGAATTGGGGGAACAGACGCGGGCGCAGCGCCAGCAGCTTGCGCGCGCAGTGCAGATAGTTGAGATCGGTCATCGCCTTCCTGGTGAACACCGGATAGTCGGCAAGCCCGCGCTCCTGAGCCCGCTTGATTTCGGTGTCCCAATAGGCGCCCTTCACCAGCCGCAGCATCATGCGGCGGTCGAGCGCGCGCGCGAGCTTGGCGACGTGGTCGATCACCGTGGCGGCACGCTTCTGATACGCCTGCACCGCGAGACCGTAACCGTCCCAGCCTTTGAGCGATGGATCGGCAAAGCAGGCGGCGAACACCTCGAGCGACAGCTCGAGCCGGTCGGCTTCTTCGGCATCGACTGTGAAGGCGAGGTCGTGGCTCTTGGCGAGCTGCGCCAGTTTGAGCAGCCGCGGCGTCAGTTCCCGCATCACGCGGTCGCGGCTGATCGCCTCGAACCGTGGATGCAGCGCCGACAGCTTCACCGAGATGCCAGGCCTCGCCGGCAGCGCCGCGTTGCCGGCGCGGCGGCCGATCGCGATGATCGCATCGGCGTAGGATTGATAATAGCGTTCGGCATCCGCCGCCGTGCGGGCGCCTTCGCCGAGCATGTCGTAAGAATAGCGAGAGCCCTCACGCACATACGGCTGTGCGCGGGCGAGCGCCGCCTCGATCGTTTCGCCGAGCACGAAGTGACTGCCGATCAGCCGCATCGCCTGACGTGTCGCGGCGCGCACCGCGGGCGTGCCGATCCGCCGGGTTAAGGCCGCGAGCGTGCCTTGCGGTGTCTCGCCGGCAAGGACGAGACGTGCCGATAGTCCGAGGGCCCAGGCCGAGGCGTTCACCAGCACGGCATCGGACTTGATACGGTGATGCGCGAAGTCGCCCTGGCCGAGCTTGTCCTCGATGAAGGCGTCCGCAGTCGCAGCATCCGGAACCCGCAGCAGCGCCTCGGCCAGCACCATCAGGGCCAGGCCTTCTTTGGTCGACAGCGCGAACTCGCGCAGCATGGCTTCGACGCCGCCCAGGCCGTGTTCGGAACCGCGGATCGCGCTGATCAGGTCGGTCGCGATGGCGTCGATCTGGGCTTCACGGTCGGGCGGCAGCGTGGCGGTCGTCAGCAACTCCGCAGCCAGCGCAGCATCATCCGGCGCGTAAGCCGCGGTGAATTCGGCAAGCGGCGGGTCTGACGGCATGGCGGTCGGCTCCCGAGGCCAGATAGCTGTGGACGGCACGCATCAGTGCAGCCAGCAAATGCAATGCCATCCAGGCTGCCATATTGGCACGGCCGGGGCCTGACGCTAGCTTCGCCTCCACCACAGGGAAGGCTGGGAGCGGGGATGAGGGTGACGCGCGGCAAGTCCAACGCACGATGGTTCGGTGCGCTCGCGGCCGTGGCGCTCGCCGCCACCTGGTTCGGTGTGCCGGCTGGTGCGGCCGAACTCAGCTCGCAGGTCTCGTATCTGTATAGTTCTGTGTCGATCTTCCCGCCGAGCGCCAAGGGCATGACGGTATGCTACGGCTTCGTCTGCCGCCGCCGCTATGAGCTGGCCTTTTCGACCGGTGATCGCGCGGCGCTGTCGCGGATCATGGCGTCCGGCAAGGCGTCGGCTGCTGCGGAACGCGCGGCGGTGCAGAAGGCGGTGGTGTGGCTCGACCGGCGGCTCGGCCCGGTGCTCGGTACCGACAAGCGGATCGCGCGCGCGGATTTTCGTTACTTCGACGACAAGCATAATTTCGATTGCTGGGACACCACCCGCAACACCACCAGCCTGCTGCTGGTGATGCAGGAATGGGGCTTGTTCAAGTATCACAGCGTCGGCGATCCCAAGTATCGCGGCAACGTCCTGGTGCTGCAGACGCCGCACAACACCGCGGTGCTGACCGAGCGTGCCGCCGGCACGCAATGGGTGGTCGATATGTGGACCCGCGCCTATGCGCAGACGCCGGAAGTGATGCCGGTCGATCAGTGGGTCAAGCTCGACTGAGATAGTCGGTCGTGCGTGCGCCGTTCAGGCCAGTACCAGGTCTTCGTTCAGCACGGCGACGAGATCGCCGGCGCGTTCGACGACGCAGACCAGCATCGGTTCGGTGCGGCCGCGGATTTCCAGCTCGAGCGTCGGCAGCGCCTGTTCGGACAGGCCCGCGGTGGCGCGGAGTTCGTCCGACAGCAGCGTCTCGCAGCCGAGCGACTTGGTCATGTCCTGCAGCCGCGATGCGACGTTGACGGAGTCGCCGAGCGCGGTGAACACCATGTGGTCGCGATAGCCGATCTCGCCGACCACCACTTCGCCGCTGTGGATGCCGATGCCGAAGCGGATCGGCTCGGGCAGGTCGTGGCCGAGAAAATTGTTGAGTTCATCGATCGCCGCGCCGATGGCCGCGGCAGCGCGAACGGCGTTGCGGCAGGCCTCGCGCGGTGTTTCGGCAAGCCCGAACAGCGCCAGCATGCCGTCGCCGACGAACTGATTGGGCTGGCCGCCGCAGGCGATCACGCTGCGCGACACCGCGCCGAGAAAGCGGTTGACGATGAACACGGTGTCGAACGGCAACCGGCTTTCGGCGAGCTTGGTCGAACCGCGCATGTCGACGAACATGCTGACCAGATAGCGCTCCTCGCCGATCCGCGCCGCGCGCGCCGCCTTGCGCGCGGCGGCGACGTTGCGCGGGGGAAATACCGGCAGGAAGGTCAGATCCTGCGTCGGCTTGAGCTGGCAGGCGAGGCGGATCGACGGATCGTCGCCGGTGCCGATCGAGGCGAGTACGAAGGCTTCGCGCGGCGACGGCGGCGGCAACATGGCGGGATCGCCCAAGACGCGGATCCGGCAGGTCGAACAGCGAGCCCGGCCGCCGCAGGCGGAGGCATGCGGGATGTTGTGGCGCTGGGTCGCCTCCAGCACGGTGAGGCCCTTCGGCACCCTTATGCTGCGCTCGCCGTCATAGGTCAGCCGGACCATGCCGCCGCGCCGTTCGATGATCGCGCGTACCGCGCGGGCGATCAGCGCCAGGGCGATCAGGCCGAGATAGAAAATCAGGAAGCCGTTGCCGATCGCTTCGAGCGTCTGCTGCTGCTCCGGCGTGCCGAGATTGGCCGGCGCGAGATTATTGGCCTGCCACTGCGGGGAAGCTGCCTCGCGCGCCACCGTGCGGCCGCCCTGATAGAAGCCGAGCAGTGCCAGCGTCGGGATCAGCACCGCGGCGGCGAGCAGCCACGGCATCGCGCGGCGGAACGCCGGCTTGATCCGCAGCCAGACGTAGAGACCGATGCAGCCGTGGGTCCAGGCGATCAGCATCACCGCCACCATCAGCCAGGCCCGATAGGACGGCGAAGCGACGAAGTAATTGTACAGCACCTGCGGATACAGCCGGTCCTGGTCGTACAGCACGTTGCCGAGCCGCATCACGATGACATGGCTGTAGATCATCAGCGGCACCGACAGCCCGAGCACGAGCTGCAGCGGCTCCAGCGTCTTCCAGCGGAACTGGCGGCGCTGATACAGTGCCCACAGTCCGAGCCCGGCATGCACCGTCACCGAGCCGTAGAACAGGATCGCGACCGGCAGGAACTGCCAGATCTCCAGGTGCCACAGCACGCCGGCATGCAGCGCCTCGGGCGAGATGTTGCCGAGCGCATGGTTCAGGAAGTGGCTGAGCAGGTAGGTGAACAGCACCAGCCCGCAGAACATCCGGACCTGCCGCAGCCCGATGCCGCCGAGCCAAGCGGGCTTTTTCCCGCGGGCAGAAGCGTTCTGTTTTTTGTTCGGCTTCGCTCGCGTCGCCATCAATGACCGCATACCTCGATCGCATCATTCCGGGATGCGCTGGGTGAGCAGCGCAGGCCCGGAATCCATCATCCCTGTCAGTGTTTTGGATTCCGGGCTCGGTCACGTCGTTCGCGCCCCGGAATGACGGTCGTTGTGTCAGCAGGCGCTGGTCAGCACAAGAAACTTCGTCGGGACAGCTTGGACGCAGGGTCAACGGGCCCTTACTCGTCCTTCTCCCGCTTCTTCATCAGGTCCTTGACGAGGTCGCCGAGCTGCGGACGGGGCAGGGCATCGAACGGCAGTGGTCGGGTGAGGTCCATCGCGGCGAGGCCGAGCCGCGCGGTGAGCATGCCGTTGACCACGCCCTCGCCGAGCTTGGCCGACAGCCGCGAGGCGAGGCCATGGCCGAGCACCGATTGCATCACGCTGTCGCTCAACGCGATGCCGCCGGTGATGGCAAGGTGCGACACCGTTTGGCGCATCAGCTTGAACATGCCGAGCGCGCCGGGGCGGCCGCCATACAGCCGCGCGAGCTGGCCGATCAACCGGGTTGCGGCGATCGCCACGAACAGCACGTCGATCAGCGCCTTCGGGCTGATCGCGGTCACCAGCGACACCCGCTGCGCGGCCTTCGAGATCAGCACCTTCGCTTCCAGATCCAGCTGCGCCATCAGTTCACGCTCGGCGAGGCGGATCAGGTCGGCGCCGTCGATGATGTCGTCGATGTGCTTCTGCAGCGTGGCGCGGCCATGTGCGAGCTGCGGGTTGGGGTGTTCGAACTTCAGCAGTTCGCGGATGATGGCGCGGGCTTCGGCGCTGTTGTCGGTTTCCAGCACCCGCGCGGCGCGGGCGTGGAGCTGTTCGATCCGTGCCAGCCGGATCAGCCCGAACGCCTCGCGGCCGATGATGATCGCCAGCGAGCCGCCGGCGAGCAGCGCCAGCACCATGCCGATGGTGCCGAGCGTCTGGCTCTGCGCGAACAGATCCTCGACCAGCTTGCTGATCCACAGCCAGAACGCCAGCGACACCAGACCGGTCGCGGCGCTCCAGAACACGGTGCCCCAGCGGAAGCCCTTCTTCGGGTTGATGACGCTCTTCGGCGCTTTCGGCGCCGAGATCGGCGGCTCGGCTTCGCGGGCGAGTTCGACCCGGGCGCGCGGCGGCGGGGGTGGCGGTGCGGCACCGGCCGCAGACGCGGCAGGCCTGGCGTCCGCTTTCGCGGACGGCTTGGCCGTATAGCTGCCGCCGCCGTCGTCGGAATCGATCAGCACCACGCTCGGGTCGCTGAGCTTGAAGGTCGCCGGCCGGCGAGGAGGAACCCGCTCGGTCATTGCAGTCGGTCTCCGATCAGGAACTGAAGCGCCCGGTCGAGGCGGATGTGAGGCAGCGCCGGACCGTCGGGGTCATGGCTGTCGAGCCGCGGCGGGCGGAAGCGCAGGAAGCGGAAGTCGGCCTCCTGGTGCGAGCCGGCGGCGAGCCCGCGGAAGGTGTCCTCGCCGCGGAACAGGCCCTGCAGATTGGTCGGCAGGTCGCCCGGGAAGGTGGCGACTTCGGTTTCGCCGTCAAACACCTCGCCTTCGGCCATTTCGCCGGCGATCGGCGTGCCGACGATCGAGGGCAGCCGGTCGCGGCCGCGTTGCACCTGGGCCTCCCGGGTGGCGCGGACGGCGGCCATCGCCACCACGTCGACCTTGGCGCCGGCGAATTCCGCGCGCTTCATCGCCTGCTCGACCAGCTTGCGCAGGATCGCCTCGAGCCGGTCGTGGCTGGAATGGTGCAGATGGTCGGCCTTGGTGGCGGCGAACAGGATGCGGTCGATCCGCGGCCGGAACACCGAACTGAGCAGCGTCGAGCGACCGACCCGGAAACACTCCAGGATCCCGGCCAGCGCAGCTTCGAGATCCTGCAGCGCCTCGGGACCGGCGTTGAACGCCGACAGCGCGTCTGCCAGCACGATCTGGCGGTCGAGACGGGCGAAGTGATCGCGGAAGAACGGCCGCACCACGGCGTCCTTGTAGGCTTCGAACCGCCGCCGCATCATCGCCCACAGCGAGCCATCCGGCGCGATGCCGCCGTCCGGCACGTCCAGCGGCGCGAAGGTCAGTGCCGGCGAGCCGGCAAGATTGCCGGGCATCAGGAAGCGGCCCGGCGGCAGCAGGCTCATCGCGAACTGCTCATCGCGGCAGGCACGCAAGTAAGCGGTGAACAGTCGCGCCGCTTTGAGGGTTTCCTGCTCGTTCTCACGGCCCTTGGGATCGAGCGTGGCGAGATGGGCGTGCCACTCCCGCGCCACCCTGGCCCGCGGGTCCTGCCGCGACAGCGCGAGACTCTCGGCCGCCCAGCGCTCGTAGCTCTTGCCGAGCAACGGCAGGTCGAGCAGCCATTCGCCCGGGTAGTCGACGATGTCGAGCGTCAGCGTGGTCTCAGAGCCGTTCTTGCGCTGATAGTCGATCACCAGCCGCAACTCGCTGATGTCGACCGTCGAACTCGGCCATTGCCGCTGTTCGATCAGCGTGGCGAGGAAGTTCTCATAGGCGAAGCGCGGCACCGCATCGTCGGGCTGCGGCGCCAGCCGCGCCGTCGCGATCCGCCCGGTCGACATCGATTCAAAGATCGGAAACCGGCCGCCCCGACACAACCCGTGGACGAGGGCGGTGATGAACACCGTCTTTCCGGCGCGCGACAGACCGGTGACGCCGAGCCGGATGGTGGGGTTGAACAGGTTCTCGCTGTAGTCCTTGAGCGCCCGCGCCGACAGCCACGCATCTTCGAGCAGATTGGAAAAATTGAAGGCCATGCGCGCCAAGGTTCAATCGTCAGAGTTGCCGGCGAAACTAGCCGGAAACCGCCGATTCGTGCGACAATCCGACCTGTACGGCCGGTCTTGGCTTTGCCGCCTTTCCGGCGGAAAATTCGCGCTCGATCGGACGGTGGCGGTGGCCGAGCGTGCCGCCGCGTGTGTATCGCACCGCCGCCGGTCGTCATGAATGCGCCAGATCAATTCGGATAAGGTGTTCGAGAACAGGGTGTTCGCTGCAGAATGACGATCTTCCGCCTCAAGCAAATCGTGTCGCATGCCAGGATCGACGCCAAAGGCGCGGTTCACTGGAACTACGATCGCGCCGAGCTGATCGCCGATGGCGTCGTGCATGTGCTGGGCCTCGTCGCCGGGTTGATCGCCGCCACTGCGCTGGTCACGCTGACCGGCGTGTTCGCATCCACGCCGACGATCGTCTCGGTATCGGTGTATGTTGCAGGGCTGCTGGCGATGCTCGGCCTGTCGGCCGCGTACAATCTCTGGCCGGTGTCGCCGCGCAAATGGCTGCTGCGGCGGTTCGACCATTCGGCGATCTACATTCTGATCGCCGCAACGTACACACCGATCATCAGCCAGATCAAGGATCAGGTGTTCGGTCTGGCGCTGCTCGCCGGCGTCTGGGGCGTCGCGGTGGTGGGCATCGTGCTCAAGCTGTTCAAGCCCGGCAAATTCGACAAGCTGTCGGTCGGGCTTTACCTCGCGCTCGGCTGGAGCGGCATCATCGCCTACGATCAGGTGGTCGAGACGCTGCCGACCACGGCGATGTGGTTCCTGGCGATCGGCGGCCTGCTGTACACGCTCGGCGTGATCTTCCACGCTTGGCGGCGGCTGCGGTTCCAGAACGCGATCTGGCACGCCTTCGTGCTGGTCGCGGCCGGCTGCCACTACGTCGCGGTGATGGACCTGGTGCTGGCGTAGCGGGCGCCGGATCTTTCCGATATGAACGCCCCCGCCAACAACAAGCGGGGGAAACAACCATGCAGATCGCGGGCAAAGTCGTCGTCGTCACCGGCGGCGGCAACGGAATCGGGCAGGCGCTGTGCGAAGCCTTTCACAAGGCCGGCGCCGCCAAGGTCGTGGTCGCTGACCTCGATCAGGCCCGCGCCGAAGCGGTCGCCGCGTCGATCGGCGGCGCGGCTTTCAAGTGCGACGTGGCCAGCGAGGCCGACATCAAGCACGTGATCGAGGAGACCGAGCGCCAGTTCGGGCCGATCGATCTGTTCTGCTCCAACGCCGGGATCGGCGGCGGCTTCGATCCGATGGCGGAGAACGCCGGCGGCGCCTCCGACGAGCCGTTCATGAAGAGCTGGATGATCCACGTGATGGCGCATGTCTACGCCGCGCGGCATCTGGTGCCGCGCTA from the Rhodopseudomonas palustris genome contains:
- a CDS encoding YcjX family protein, translating into MAFNFSNLLEDAWLSARALKDYSENLFNPTIRLGVTGLSRAGKTVFITALVHGLCRGGRFPIFESMSTGRIATARLAPQPDDAVPRFAYENFLATLIEQRQWPSSTVDISELRLVIDYQRKNGSETTLTLDIVDYPGEWLLDLPLLGKSYERWAAESLALSRQDPRARVAREWHAHLATLDPKGRENEQETLKAARLFTAYLRACRDEQFAMSLLPPGRFLMPGNLAGSPALTFAPLDVPDGGIAPDGSLWAMMRRRFEAYKDAVVRPFFRDHFARLDRQIVLADALSAFNAGPEALQDLEAALAGILECFRVGRSTLLSSVFRPRIDRILFAATKADHLHHSSHDRLEAILRKLVEQAMKRAEFAGAKVDVVAMAAVRATREAQVQRGRDRLPSIVGTPIAGEMAEGEVFDGETEVATFPGDLPTNLQGLFRGEDTFRGLAAGSHQEADFRFLRFRPPRLDSHDPDGPALPHIRLDRALQFLIGDRLQ
- the trhA gene encoding PAQR family membrane homeostasis protein TrhA codes for the protein MTIFRLKQIVSHARIDAKGAVHWNYDRAELIADGVVHVLGLVAGLIAATALVTLTGVFASTPTIVSVSVYVAGLLAMLGLSAAYNLWPVSPRKWLLRRFDHSAIYILIAATYTPIISQIKDQVFGLALLAGVWGVAVVGIVLKLFKPGKFDKLSVGLYLALGWSGIIAYDQVVETLPTTAMWFLAIGGLLYTLGVIFHAWRRLRFQNAIWHAFVLVAAGCHYVAVMDLVLA